From Chelatococcus sp. YT9, a single genomic window includes:
- a CDS encoding NAD regulator translates to MEPAAQSPPTAIEIGLAAAIVVVKGDVPQILVARGGDATPGLPFGVFDPLAHRTFEIGLRAWVKEQTGFSLGYVEQLYTFGDRGRHARRGDGEPHEVSVGYLALTRLGAEASEVPTTARLLPWYHFFPWEDWRSGKPECLAAILPALDEWAADVIADREDIERRGLSRRERLKLSFGTASIPWDEEKALDRYELLYEAGLVGEALRDGRPSAEARQSLPPAGEMMRFDHRRILATAISRLRAKLKYRPLIFELMPPTFTLTALQRTVEAIAGRHLHKQNFRRFVEGTALVEPTGDMAPTAGRPAAVFRFRREVLQERPSLGLRLGGRG, encoded by the coding sequence ATGGAGCCGGCCGCCCAGTCACCACCAACAGCCATCGAGATCGGTCTCGCGGCCGCGATCGTTGTGGTCAAGGGCGATGTGCCACAGATCCTCGTCGCGCGCGGCGGCGACGCGACGCCGGGCCTGCCGTTCGGCGTCTTCGATCCATTGGCGCATCGCACCTTCGAAATCGGGCTCAGGGCCTGGGTGAAAGAGCAGACCGGCTTCAGCCTGGGCTATGTGGAACAACTCTACACCTTCGGTGATCGTGGCCGGCATGCCCGGCGCGGCGACGGCGAGCCGCACGAGGTGTCGGTGGGCTATCTGGCGCTGACCCGGCTTGGCGCGGAGGCGAGTGAGGTGCCAACGACCGCACGTCTCCTGCCCTGGTACCACTTCTTTCCATGGGAGGACTGGCGTAGCGGCAAGCCCGAATGCCTCGCCGCGATCCTGCCCGCTCTCGACGAATGGGCTGCCGATGTCATTGCCGACAGGGAAGACATCGAACGGCGCGGCTTGTCCCGCCGCGAACGGCTCAAACTCAGCTTCGGCACGGCGAGCATCCCCTGGGACGAGGAAAAGGCGCTCGACCGCTATGAACTGCTTTACGAGGCAGGCCTCGTCGGCGAGGCGTTGCGCGACGGGCGGCCGAGCGCCGAAGCGCGCCAGAGCTTGCCGCCGGCCGGCGAGATGATGCGCTTCGACCACCGCCGGATTCTCGCCACCGCCATCAGCCGGCTGCGCGCCAAGCTGAAGTACCGACCGCTCATTTTCGAGCTGATGCCCCCGACTTTCACGCTTACCGCCTTGCAGCGCACCGTGGAGGCCATTGCCGGGCGGCATCTCCACAAGCAGAACTTCCGACGCTTCGTGGAAGGCACCGCGCTCGTCGAGCCCACGGGCGATATGGCACCCACAGCCGGGCGCCCTGCCGCCGTGTTCCGCTTCCGCCGCGAAGTGCTGCAGGAAAGGCCTTCTCTCGGCCTACGTCTCGGCGGGCGAGGCTAA
- a CDS encoding protein-tyrosine phosphatase family protein, protein MPAIHVCPLSRLSETVAASSASHLISLTSGDITTATPDAIAADHHLSIRMSDIVAPLDGHVLPDVEHVDALLAFVHNWPREHPLVIHCFAGISRSTAAALVSFCALNANQDAAEAANVLRLASPSATPNIRFIEVADARLGYEGQLVAATHAIGRGCDAFEGEPFALPLHNA, encoded by the coding sequence ATGCCTGCCATCCACGTTTGCCCCTTGTCTCGCCTCTCGGAGACCGTGGCAGCCTCCTCTGCCAGTCATCTCATTTCGCTGACGAGCGGCGATATCACCACGGCGACACCGGACGCCATCGCCGCGGACCATCATCTCAGCATCCGCATGAGTGACATCGTCGCGCCACTTGATGGCCACGTGCTCCCGGATGTCGAGCACGTGGATGCATTGCTTGCCTTCGTCCACAACTGGCCACGCGAACACCCGCTCGTCATTCATTGCTTCGCGGGGATCAGCCGCTCCACAGCGGCGGCGCTTGTATCGTTCTGTGCCCTGAACGCGAATCAAGATGCCGCGGAGGCAGCCAACGTCTTGCGTCTCGCCTCGCCTTCCGCGACGCCCAATATCCGCTTCATCGAGGTGGCCGACGCGCGGCTCGGCTACGAAGGACAGCTTGTCGCCGCCACCCATGCCATCGGTCGCGGCTGCGACGCCTTCGAGGGCGAGCCTTTCGCCCTCCCGCTGCATAACGCCTAA
- a CDS encoding HD family hydrolase: protein MNRTGSKATRAWQRMLSGRRLDLLDPSPLDIEIEDIAHGLARVARWNGQTSGPHIYSVAQHSLLVEAIACHMVSPKTAAAAQWQLGVLLHDAAEYVIGDMISPFKTVMGGTYREVEARLMAAVHLRFGLPATLRSDVRDLTKRADQQAAFLEATQLAGFDRAEALKFFGRPAALPQSVFSYLTPWSADEAKARFLTRFEAVSATSRLSPHSGSVATSD, encoded by the coding sequence ATGAACAGGACAGGCAGCAAGGCGACCCGCGCCTGGCAGCGGATGCTGTCCGGCAGGCGGCTCGACCTCCTCGACCCGTCACCCCTCGATATCGAGATCGAGGACATCGCGCACGGGCTCGCGCGCGTTGCCCGCTGGAACGGCCAAACCAGCGGGCCACATATCTATTCCGTCGCCCAGCACTCGCTCCTGGTGGAGGCCATCGCCTGCCATATGGTTTCGCCCAAGACAGCCGCTGCGGCGCAGTGGCAGCTCGGCGTGCTGCTGCACGATGCCGCCGAATATGTCATCGGGGATATGATCTCGCCCTTCAAGACGGTCATGGGCGGCACCTATCGCGAAGTGGAAGCACGCCTCATGGCCGCTGTTCACCTCCGCTTCGGGCTACCTGCGACCCTGCGCTCTGACGTGCGCGATCTCACCAAGCGGGCCGACCAGCAGGCGGCCTTTCTCGAAGCGACACAGCTTGCAGGCTTCGATCGCGCTGAAGCATTGAAATTCTTCGGCCGGCCCGCAGCCTTGCCCCAGTCCGTCTTCTCCTATCTCACGCCCTGGAGCGCCGACGAGGCGAAGGCGCGTTTCCTCACACGTTTCGAGGCCGTGAGCGCAACGAGCCGCCTCTCGCCCCATAGCGGGAGCGTCGCGACTTCTGATTGA
- a CDS encoding DNA-3-methyladenine glycosylase I — MNHSTNTTVPIGLVDHPDGKRRCWWPGFDPLYVTYHDTEWGVPEFDDRALFEKLILDGFQAGLSWITILRRREGFREAFAGFEPEVIVRFDEAKRAALMADTRIIRNRAKIEGTVKSARAWLDIMENGGFARFLWDIAGGRPHQSNLRSRDEVQAETETSRRMSKALKAAGFTFCGPTITYAFMQAVGMVNDHLVGCYRHAECAALADQMPEGFR, encoded by the coding sequence ATGAATCACAGCACGAACACGACGGTGCCCATTGGTCTCGTCGACCATCCTGACGGCAAGCGGCGCTGCTGGTGGCCGGGGTTCGACCCCCTTTATGTCACCTACCATGATACCGAATGGGGGGTGCCCGAGTTCGACGACCGGGCGCTGTTCGAGAAGCTTATTCTTGACGGCTTTCAGGCAGGATTGTCATGGATCACGATCCTCCGGCGCCGCGAGGGCTTCCGCGAGGCCTTCGCGGGCTTTGAGCCGGAGGTGATCGTTCGCTTCGACGAAGCCAAGCGCGCCGCGCTGATGGCGGACACTCGCATCATCCGCAACCGGGCCAAGATCGAGGGCACGGTGAAGAGCGCGCGGGCCTGGCTCGACATCATGGAAAACGGTGGTTTTGCGCGCTTTCTGTGGGATATCGCCGGGGGTCGGCCACACCAGAGCAATTTGCGCTCGCGCGACGAGGTGCAGGCGGAGACGGAGACCTCGCGCCGGATGTCAAAAGCCCTGAAGGCGGCGGGCTTCACCTTTTGTGGTCCCACCATAACCTATGCCTTCATGCAGGCGGTCGGGATGGTCAATGACCATTTGGTGGGCTGCTATCGCCACGCCGAGTGTGCAGCCCTTGCCGACCAGATGCCCGAGGGCTTCCGTTAG
- a CDS encoding folate-binding protein, whose translation MPSALLADRGVIRISGADALDFLQNILTCRLDDLEPNVGRLGALLSPQGKILFDGLFTPAPEGGFFLDTAQAGIADFLKRLTLYKLRSKVLLEDLSETLAVAAGWDSAEEPVGTLIAYDDTRAPGLGRRFIGEREAYRNAGLPDAAAYHAHRIATGVPEGGQDFAFGDAFPHEAMMDQMGGVVFDKGCYIGQEVVSRMHHRGIARTRIVVATFADGEAPAGQTSVEAGGKLVGHLGSHAGPVALAMLRLDRVVDAQAAGLPLLADGRPLTVALPAYARVSFPTTAANGGTPS comes from the coding sequence ATGCCGTCAGCCCTTCTGGCGGATCGCGGCGTCATCCGCATCTCCGGCGCCGATGCTCTCGATTTCCTGCAGAATATCCTGACCTGCCGTTTGGACGATCTCGAGCCAAACGTCGGCCGACTCGGGGCTCTGCTCTCTCCCCAGGGCAAGATTCTGTTTGACGGCCTGTTTACGCCAGCTCCAGAGGGCGGCTTCTTCCTCGATACGGCGCAGGCTGGAATCGCCGATTTCCTCAAGCGCCTCACGCTTTACAAACTGCGTAGCAAGGTTCTCCTCGAAGATCTTTCGGAGACGCTCGCCGTCGCGGCCGGCTGGGATAGCGCGGAGGAGCCGGTCGGCACTCTGATCGCCTACGATGACACCCGGGCGCCTGGTCTCGGCCGCCGCTTCATCGGCGAGCGCGAGGCTTACAGGAACGCGGGTCTTCCAGACGCCGCTGCTTATCATGCCCATCGAATCGCCACCGGTGTCCCGGAAGGCGGGCAGGATTTCGCGTTCGGCGATGCCTTCCCCCACGAGGCAATGATGGACCAGATGGGCGGCGTGGTTTTCGACAAAGGCTGTTATATCGGCCAGGAAGTCGTTTCGCGGATGCATCATCGGGGGATCGCGCGGACGCGCATCGTGGTTGCGACCTTTGCGGACGGCGAAGCGCCAGCGGGGCAAACCTCGGTGGAAGCGGGCGGCAAGCTGGTCGGCCATCTCGGGTCGCATGCGGGTCCTGTCGCGCTCGCGATGCTCAGGCTCGACCGGGTGGTCGACGCACAAGCGGCTGGCCTGCCGCTGCTGGCGGACGGACGGCCGCTGACGGTGGCGTTGCCGGCCTACGCCCGCGTGTCCTTCCCCACGACTGCCGCAAACGGGGGGACGCCGTCATGA
- a CDS encoding TIGR02301 family protein — protein MPRLQGRSGSYRPAAVVATALLIALPTPAALAISRNDGPLFSTAKPESALAANSAPAARDKNAQDQGAGKSGASSAPAETPTSSPEERPLYEGQMLRLAEVLGALSFLRNLCGANDAPQWYEKMRALIDAEASTAAERERLAGSYNRGFNGYALTYRRCNASAQAAITRFLDEGARLATTISSRFGG, from the coding sequence ATGCCCCGGCTCCAAGGCAGATCGGGCAGCTATCGCCCTGCTGCAGTTGTCGCGACAGCCCTTCTCATCGCTCTGCCGACGCCTGCCGCCCTGGCGATAAGCCGGAATGACGGTCCGTTGTTCAGCACGGCCAAGCCAGAATCCGCGCTTGCCGCCAACAGTGCTCCCGCCGCACGGGACAAGAACGCGCAGGACCAGGGCGCTGGCAAGAGCGGCGCGTCCTCAGCCCCGGCAGAGACCCCCACGTCCTCACCGGAGGAGCGACCTCTCTACGAGGGGCAGATGCTGCGGCTGGCCGAGGTGCTGGGTGCCCTCTCCTTTCTACGCAATCTGTGCGGCGCCAATGATGCCCCGCAATGGTATGAGAAGATGCGCGCGCTGATTGACGCCGAGGCGAGCACGGCCGCAGAGCGTGAACGCTTAGCCGGATCATACAACCGCGGCTTCAACGGTTACGCCCTCACATACCGGCGCTGCAACGCGTCAGCACAGGCGGCCATCACGCGTTTCCTGGACGAGGGAGCGCGCCTTGCGACGACGATCAGCTCGCGTTTTGGCGGCTGA
- a CDS encoding NUDIX hydrolase codes for MTASLGDPGSGRGNGRLYPAAPRLAASVAVFRGGKVLLASRRYPPMADVWSLPGGHVELGETLEAAALRELAEEVGITATILGFAGHAEVIERDSAGVKRHFVVAAFAASWLSGEAAAIAEVAAVEWVNPYDLGKRAVTPGLPDIVARAALIIERGAPLAARRDESL; via the coding sequence ATGACCGCATCCCTCGGTGATCCAGGTTCAGGCCGGGGCAACGGGCGGCTTTATCCAGCCGCTCCCCGGCTCGCGGCGAGCGTTGCCGTATTCCGCGGCGGCAAGGTCTTGCTCGCTTCGCGGCGATATCCGCCAATGGCAGACGTCTGGAGCCTGCCGGGCGGTCACGTGGAACTTGGCGAAACCCTGGAGGCCGCCGCGCTGCGGGAGCTTGCGGAGGAAGTCGGCATTACGGCTACAATTCTCGGCTTTGCGGGCCATGCCGAGGTCATTGAGCGCGATAGCGCGGGCGTGAAACGCCATTTCGTCGTGGCGGCCTTTGCGGCAAGCTGGCTGAGCGGTGAAGCCGCCGCGATTGCGGAAGTCGCTGCGGTGGAATGGGTTAATCCGTATGATCTCGGGAAACGGGCGGTCACGCCCGGGCTGCCCGACATCGTGGCTCGCGCCGCTCTCATTATTGAACGTGGCGCACCGCTTGCGGCGCGTCGTGACGAGTCCCTTTGA
- a CDS encoding SDR family oxidoreductase translates to MSQMSNQTRRIMLLTGASRGIGHATVKRFSAAGWRVITCSRHGFPEQCPWEMGPEDHIQVDLADVDNTAAAIAEIRNRLKAEGGVLHALVNNAAISPKGEGGSRLGALETSIGDWQRVFRVNFFAPIMLARGLADELARARGSVVNVTSIAGSRVHPFAGSAYATSKAALAALTREMAADFGPLGIRVNAISPGEIDTSILSPGTEKLIGQIPMRRLGTPDEVAKAIYFLCTEASSYVAGAELHINGGQHV, encoded by the coding sequence ATGTCCCAGATGTCCAACCAAACGCGGCGCATCATGCTGCTGACCGGCGCCAGTCGCGGCATCGGTCACGCTACCGTCAAGCGCTTCTCGGCCGCCGGGTGGCGTGTCATCACCTGCTCGCGCCACGGCTTTCCCGAGCAATGCCCTTGGGAAATGGGACCTGAGGATCACATTCAGGTCGATCTTGCCGATGTCGACAATACTGCCGCCGCGATCGCCGAGATCCGTAACCGTCTCAAAGCCGAGGGCGGTGTTCTGCACGCTCTCGTCAACAACGCGGCGATCTCGCCCAAGGGCGAAGGCGGCAGCCGGCTTGGTGCTCTCGAAACTTCAATCGGCGATTGGCAGCGGGTTTTTCGGGTGAATTTCTTTGCTCCGATCATGCTGGCACGCGGGCTCGCCGATGAACTGGCCCGCGCCCGCGGGTCGGTCGTGAACGTCACGTCGATCGCGGGCAGCCGTGTTCACCCGTTCGCGGGTTCAGCCTACGCGACATCAAAGGCGGCCCTCGCGGCGCTGACGCGGGAAATGGCGGCCGACTTCGGCCCCCTCGGCATTCGTGTCAACGCAATATCGCCCGGGGAAATAGACACGTCGATCCTGTCGCCGGGCACCGAGAAACTCATCGGTCAAATTCCGATGCGCCGGCTCGGCACGCCGGACGAAGTGGCCAAAGCCATCTATTTTCTGTGTACGGAGGCATCGTCCTATGTGGCCGGCGCTGAATTGCACATCAACGGCGGCCAGCACGTCTGA
- the pdxH gene encoding pyridoxamine 5'-phosphate oxidase — protein sequence MEPLISRDFSGDNDPFQLFSSWLRDAEAGEPNDPNAMALATVDSDGLPDLRMVLLKGHDDNGFVFYTNEESAKGRELTANPRAALLFHWKSLRRQVRVRGPVEVVSDAESDEYFASRPRGSQIGAWASKQSQPLESRFALEKAVASFTAKFGLGAVPRPPHWHGFRIVPTAIEFWHDRPFRLHDRIRFSRSTKDAPWAKDRLYP from the coding sequence TTGGAACCGTTAATTAGCCGTGACTTTTCAGGCGACAACGACCCTTTCCAGCTCTTTTCATCCTGGCTGAGGGACGCGGAAGCAGGCGAGCCGAATGATCCCAACGCAATGGCGCTTGCGACCGTTGACAGCGACGGTTTGCCTGATCTCAGGATGGTGCTGTTGAAGGGTCACGACGACAACGGTTTTGTCTTTTACACCAACGAGGAGAGTGCCAAGGGCCGCGAGCTCACGGCCAATCCGCGCGCGGCGCTGCTCTTCCACTGGAAAAGCCTGCGGCGCCAAGTGCGTGTGCGCGGCCCCGTGGAGGTCGTCTCGGATGCTGAGTCGGACGAATATTTCGCATCGAGGCCCCGCGGCAGCCAAATCGGCGCCTGGGCGTCGAAGCAGTCTCAACCCCTTGAAAGCCGCTTCGCGCTTGAAAAGGCCGTCGCGAGCTTTACGGCAAAATTCGGCCTTGGCGCGGTTCCCCGGCCTCCTCACTGGCATGGCTTCCGGATTGTGCCCACCGCCATCGAATTCTGGCACGATCGGCCGTTCCGCCTGCATGACCGCATCCGGTTTTCCCGCAGCACCAAAGACGCGCCTTGGGCCAAGGACCGGCTTTATCCCTGA
- a CDS encoding RT0821/Lpp0805 family surface protein, producing MRSLSVLDYKDNSKRSDARQTIRRSVLVFGAIAFSLIAGGCSLSFPVAGLMDDDDVTASVPTVAQQPSPLSPELTAEDWRRAKSAMGVALDPIGNGEEAPWSNPETALSGSFVPAGQPYVHGDDVCRDFFADLVLQTGTRKLQGKACRPSGGEWSVVEAGPAKKRT from the coding sequence ATGCGCAGTCTGTCAGTGCTGGATTATAAGGACAATAGCAAGCGCAGTGACGCAAGGCAGACTATAAGGCGTTCTGTACTGGTGTTCGGTGCCATCGCTTTTTCATTGATCGCCGGCGGCTGCAGCCTGTCCTTCCCCGTCGCTGGTCTGATGGACGATGATGACGTGACAGCCTCCGTGCCCACTGTAGCCCAGCAACCGTCGCCCCTGTCGCCGGAACTCACCGCGGAGGACTGGCGCCGCGCGAAGAGCGCGATGGGCGTTGCGCTCGACCCGATCGGCAACGGTGAGGAGGCACCCTGGAGCAATCCGGAGACCGCCCTGTCTGGCAGCTTTGTACCCGCGGGCCAGCCCTATGTGCACGGCGACGACGTCTGCCGCGATTTTTTTGCCGATCTCGTCTTGCAGACCGGTACGCGAAAGCTGCAAGGTAAGGCGTGCCGTCCATCGGGAGGAGAATGGTCGGTCGTTGAGGCCGGGCCCGCAAAAAAGCGGACATAA
- a CDS encoding J domain-containing protein — protein MRDPYDILGLSKSATEADIKKAFRRLAKTYHPDRNKSDPKAQEKFSELTAAYDLLSDSEKRAQFDRGEIDAEGKPRFQGFEGFGAGPHDGGFENFNFSTGGGHGFRRSTGGFDPQDIFADLFGEAARSGATGGQRTRRPPRGQDVAASLTVSLEDAVSGAKRRILLPPSREIEVTIPKGITDGKVIRLKGLGEQSPFGGEPGDALLTVHIAPHERFKVDGTTLRTRLPVTLEDAVLGATVRVPTLQGAVDMTIPPRSSGGRNFRLRGKGLPTKDGAGDLIVTIDIELPKEPDLELESLMRKRRAAAEQAAD, from the coding sequence ATGCGCGACCCTTATGATATTCTCGGGCTCAGCAAATCGGCGACCGAGGCAGACATAAAGAAGGCGTTTCGGCGCCTGGCGAAGACGTATCATCCTGATCGCAACAAGAGCGACCCGAAGGCGCAGGAGAAATTCTCCGAACTCACGGCGGCTTACGATCTCTTGAGCGACAGCGAGAAGCGTGCGCAGTTCGACCGTGGCGAGATCGACGCCGAGGGCAAGCCCCGCTTCCAGGGCTTCGAAGGGTTCGGCGCGGGACCGCATGACGGTGGCTTCGAGAACTTCAATTTCTCGACCGGCGGCGGTCATGGATTCCGGCGCTCGACCGGTGGCTTCGATCCGCAGGATATCTTTGCGGATCTGTTTGGGGAGGCTGCGCGCTCCGGCGCGACTGGCGGTCAGCGGACACGCCGCCCGCCACGCGGCCAGGACGTCGCCGCAAGCCTGACTGTGTCGCTGGAAGATGCTGTATCCGGCGCCAAGCGCCGCATCCTCCTTCCGCCGAGCCGCGAAATCGAGGTCACAATTCCCAAGGGCATTACGGACGGCAAGGTCATTCGCCTGAAGGGCCTCGGCGAGCAGAGCCCGTTCGGTGGCGAGCCGGGCGATGCGTTGCTGACCGTCCATATTGCGCCCCATGAGCGCTTCAAGGTGGATGGGACGACCCTGCGCACGCGCCTGCCGGTCACGCTGGAGGACGCGGTGCTGGGGGCGACGGTGCGCGTGCCCACCCTGCAGGGCGCTGTCGACATGACGATCCCGCCGCGTTCGAGCGGAGGGCGTAACTTCCGCCTGCGCGGCAAGGGCCTTCCGACAAAGGATGGAGCGGGCGATCTGATCGTCACGATCGACATCGAGCTGCCGAAGGAGCCGGATCTTGAGCTCGAGAGCCTGATGCGCAAGCGCCGCGCCGCCGCAGAGCAGGCGGCCGATTGA
- a CDS encoding potassium transporter Kup has protein sequence MSHAVAGRTSNAGTAPTHQAGASPQSLIALALGTAGVVYGDIGTSPLYAFREALAHAGPGALESKVLGVLSLILWTLALVVTVKYVIVLLRADNNGEGGTLSLVALLQHAKGTRSGFVILLGITGAALFYGDAVITPAISVLSAVEGLKLITPVFEPYILPLTVVLLIAIFAIQYRGTARVAALFGPIMVVWFLILALGGLGGLVSNPDVLAALDPRFGIAFLADHGSIGFVTLGAVFLAVTGAEALYADLGHFGRAPIRLTWLGLVFPALALNYLGQAAVVLDDPSAASDPFFLLFPEWALIPVVVMATGATVIASQAVITGAFSLSRQAIQLGLLPRLTISHTSDSHAGQIYMPRINMMLLVGVLCAVFAFRSSAGLASAYGIAVTGTMVVTTLLAFLVVWRVWRWSFLATVALFSPLFVLDVTFLSANLSKMGHGGLFPLVVSAGLIIVMLTWRRGVRVVSEKTRHSEVSMEELARLLELSHPHRVKGTAVFLTGEPDTAPRALLHNLKHNKVLHEKNVILTVTTSDRPRVPDAERIAITPVNDDFTQVTMTFGYAETPNVPQGLAIARTCGWRTDIMSTSFFLSRRSLRRGPQSKLPRWQAALFIHLARNAADATDFFQIPTGRTLEVGVQVPL, from the coding sequence ATGTCTCATGCCGTAGCCGGTCGGACGTCCAACGCCGGCACCGCTCCGACGCACCAGGCTGGCGCGTCGCCCCAGTCGCTCATTGCGCTCGCGCTGGGAACTGCGGGCGTCGTCTACGGCGATATCGGCACGAGCCCCCTTTATGCTTTTCGGGAAGCCTTGGCCCATGCCGGCCCGGGCGCCCTCGAGAGCAAGGTGCTCGGCGTGCTCTCGCTTATCCTGTGGACGCTCGCCCTCGTCGTCACCGTGAAATACGTGATCGTCCTGCTGCGGGCAGACAACAACGGTGAAGGCGGGACGCTGTCCCTCGTCGCGCTGCTGCAGCATGCGAAGGGCACCCGCAGCGGTTTCGTAATCCTGCTCGGGATCACAGGCGCGGCACTGTTCTATGGCGACGCCGTGATCACGCCGGCGATTTCCGTGCTTTCGGCCGTGGAAGGTCTTAAGCTCATCACCCCGGTATTTGAGCCTTATATTCTACCGCTGACTGTCGTCCTCCTGATTGCAATCTTCGCCATTCAATATCGGGGTACGGCACGCGTCGCCGCGCTGTTCGGCCCGATCATGGTCGTCTGGTTCCTGATCCTGGCGCTGGGAGGGCTTGGCGGGCTCGTCTCAAATCCGGATGTGCTGGCCGCGCTCGATCCGCGCTTTGGCATCGCCTTCCTGGCAGATCACGGGTCGATCGGCTTCGTCACGCTCGGCGCGGTTTTCCTGGCCGTCACCGGCGCGGAAGCGCTCTATGCGGATCTCGGGCACTTCGGCCGAGCACCCATCCGGCTGACCTGGCTCGGGCTTGTCTTCCCAGCCCTCGCGCTCAACTACCTCGGGCAGGCCGCCGTCGTCCTGGACGATCCAAGCGCAGCGTCTGATCCGTTTTTCCTTCTTTTTCCAGAGTGGGCCCTCATCCCGGTCGTGGTGATGGCGACGGGCGCCACCGTCATCGCATCGCAAGCGGTGATAACAGGCGCCTTTTCCCTCAGCCGGCAAGCCATCCAGCTCGGCCTTCTTCCCCGTCTGACCATCAGCCACACCTCCGACAGCCATGCCGGACAGATCTACATGCCGCGGATCAATATGATGCTGCTCGTCGGCGTGCTCTGCGCGGTGTTCGCCTTCCGCTCCTCGGCAGGCCTCGCATCCGCCTACGGCATTGCCGTGACCGGCACGATGGTTGTCACCACCCTGCTCGCCTTCCTCGTCGTGTGGCGGGTCTGGCGCTGGAGCTTCCTCGCCACGGTCGCCCTGTTCTCACCGTTGTTCGTGCTGGACGTCACCTTCCTCTCGGCCAATCTCAGCAAGATGGGCCACGGCGGTCTTTTCCCGCTCGTCGTCAGCGCTGGCCTCATCATCGTGATGCTGACCTGGCGGCGCGGCGTGAGGGTCGTCTCTGAAAAGACCCGTCATTCCGAAGTATCGATGGAAGAGCTGGCGCGGCTCCTCGAACTCAGCCATCCGCATCGCGTCAAGGGCACCGCGGTGTTCCTGACCGGCGAGCCGGACACGGCCCCTCGCGCCTTGTTGCACAATCTCAAGCATAATAAGGTCCTGCATGAGAAGAACGTCATCCTGACGGTGACGACGTCGGATCGCCCGCGTGTTCCGGATGCGGAACGCATCGCGATTACCCCCGTCAACGACGACTTCACGCAGGTCACCATGACCTTCGGTTACGCGGAAACGCCAAACGTGCCTCAAGGCCTTGCCATCGCCCGCACGTGCGGTTGGCGCACAGACATCATGTCGACATCGTTCTTCCTGTCACGGCGCTCATTGCGCCGGGGACCGCAGTCAAAACTCCCGCGCTGGCAGGCCGCCCTCTTCATTCATCTGGCGCGCAATGCCGCCGATGCGACAGACTTCTTCCAGATCCCGACAGGACGCACCCTGGAAGTGGGTGTCCAGGTGCCACTCTAG
- the fabI gene encoding enoyl-ACP reductase FabI: MADNTQSTSSILSGKRGLIMGVANNRSIAWGIARAARAHGAELALTYQGDALKKRVEPLAAELGAFVAGHCDVTDGATIDAVFAAIEKEWGKLDFIVHAIAFSDKDELTGRYLDTSEENFTKSLLISCYSLTAVAQRAEKLMTDGGSILTLTYYGAEKWMPHYNVMGVAKAALEASVRYLAADLGPQNIRVNAISAGPIKTLAASGIGDFRYILKWNEYNSPLRRTVTIEEVGESAAFLLSDMGRGITGEVTHVDAGYHVVGMKNPDAPDIVLGKD; this comes from the coding sequence ATGGCTGATAACACCCAAAGCACTTCGTCCATCCTTTCCGGCAAGCGCGGATTGATCATGGGGGTTGCCAACAACCGCTCGATTGCCTGGGGTATTGCCAGGGCCGCCCGTGCCCATGGTGCAGAACTTGCCCTTACGTACCAGGGTGATGCTCTGAAGAAGCGCGTGGAGCCGCTGGCGGCGGAACTCGGGGCCTTCGTTGCCGGCCATTGCGATGTCACCGATGGCGCGACCATCGACGCGGTTTTCGCAGCGATCGAGAAGGAATGGGGCAAGCTCGATTTCATCGTCCATGCCATCGCCTTCTCCGACAAGGACGAGCTGACCGGACGCTACCTGGACACCAGCGAGGAGAATTTCACAAAGTCGCTGCTCATCTCCTGCTACTCGCTGACGGCCGTGGCCCAGCGGGCAGAGAAGCTGATGACGGACGGTGGCTCCATCCTGACGCTGACCTATTACGGCGCTGAGAAGTGGATGCCCCATTATAATGTGATGGGTGTGGCCAAGGCGGCGCTCGAAGCCAGCGTCCGTTACCTCGCGGCCGATCTCGGCCCGCAGAACATCCGCGTCAACGCCATATCCGCCGGTCCGATCAAGACGCTCGCCGCCTCGGGAATTGGCGACTTCCGCTATATCCTGAAGTGGAACGAGTACAACTCACCGCTGAGACGCACGGTGACCATCGAGGAGGTCGGCGAAAGTGCCGCCTTCCTGCTCTCCGACATGGGGCGTGGCATCACCGGCGAGGTGACGCACGTGGATGCAGGATATCACGTCGTCGGCATGAAGAACCCCGACGCGCCCGATATCGTGCTCGGCAAGGATTGA